GCAAGTCGGATTTAAATATCATGCAAGAAGCCGCCGATATATTATATCAGTTTGGAATTGAATATGAATTAACTGTGGTTTCAGCACATCGAACTCCGGAAAGAATGTTCGACTATGCCAAGAAAGCTAAATCAAAAGGACTAAAAGTTATTATCGCTGGAGCTGGAGGTGCGGCTCACTTACCTGGAATGGTAGCCTCGATTACTCCACTTCCTGTAATAGGAGTCCCTATTAAATCCAGTAATTCTATAGATGGATGGGATTCTGTTTTATCAATTTTACAAATGCCTGGTGGAGTTCCTGTAGCAACCGTTGCTTTAAATGGAGCCAAAAATGCAGGCATTCTTTCTGCTCAAATAATCGGCAGTTCCAATGAAGAAGTATCAAACAAGATCACAGAATATAAAGAAGACTTAAAATTGAAAGTTATGGAGTCGATAAAGACTTTATAGAACACAAACCATTCTCGCTTTCCAGTACATGCAGAATAGCTAATCGACACGTACTGTTTTTGTTAATTTCAATTTGATTTACCCAACGAAGCTCAACCTATGTATTCTTACGTAGTTTGAATATCATGATTATTTAACGATGCCTTAACTAAATCACAATCCAGGTGAGTAATCTTACATCCAATTTCACACTCTATTTTAAGTAGAATAAATACAAGTCGTTAATTTTTAACTAACTATATAAATTCCACTTTACAATTATCGATTTTATAATACACATGCAAAGTCCGAAGTTCAATACCCAATTTTAGCATTCCAATAACTTATTAATTCGCTATCGATAATATTTACCAATTAGGTTGTTGATGACAATTCTCATTTCACCTCGTCTCATCTCCTGTCTAGTCAGGGACCTAATTGGTAAAGCTTATCATCTATTCAAAATGATTTCAACTTCAAGCTAACTCTCCCCTTCTCCTCGTTGAAACAAAAGCCTCTCATTATTATCGTCAAACTCATTATCACATGCTGCTCATTGCATGCACAAGATTATAATTTATCGAAAAATTCAAGATCAACTAGCATCGGAGATGCTTCCGTGGCACTCACCGACTTCTGGGCTATAGCAAGCAACCAATCTGGC
The Flavobacteriales bacterium DNA segment above includes these coding regions:
- the purE gene encoding 5-(carboxyamino)imidazole ribonucleotide mutase, with protein sequence MKNPQVGIIMGSKSDLNIMQEAADILYQFGIEYELTVVSAHRTPERMFDYAKKAKSKGLKVIIAGAGGAAHLPGMVASITPLPVIGVPIKSSNSIDGWDSVLSILQMPGGVPVATVALNGAKNAGILSAQIIGSSNEEVSNKITEYKEDLKLKVMESIKTL